CGTTCGGCGGACGTTCTCAATACGATGTTCTGCCACCGTGTCGGTGACACAGTAGAATTCACGGTACTGCGAGGTGGACAGGAGCAGAAACTCCTATTGGTCGTCGCCGCCCGTCCCCCTCAGGAATCGTTCAGCGCCCAAACCACCCCTCAACCCGGGCTGCTTAGGGCGCCTGGCCAGTGGCTGACTATTGTCCCGAGCTCGCAGGAACATTGACCCAGTGCGACCACCGCAGAGGAGGTCACGTTGCTTGAACCCCGGTCACGATCCTGCTACGGTGCGTAAGTAATGTGAACCCATCTACCAGGGATCTCGAACGCATCGCCAACCGTGTGCAGGAACTCCTCGCGGCTGCGGGCGCCCGCAAGCCGGAACTTTCTCGGGCGCGAATTGCGCAACTCATCGATCATAGTGGGTTGCGTCCCGACACCACGCGCGCTGACATTGAACAACTGTGCCGCGAGTCGCGGCAGTACCAGTTCTACTCCCTGTGCGTCAACCCGACGTGGGTGTCGCTGGTGCGCGAGCTTTTCGCCGGCTCAAACATCAAGGTTTGCTGCGTCGTGGGATTCCCGCTCGGCGCGCAGCCGCCGGAGACCAAAGCGATGGAAGCCCGGGCTGCCATCCGCCAGGGCGCCAAGGAAATCGACATGGTCATCAATATCGGCGCGCTCAAGGGTGGCGACGACGAGTTGGTGCTTCGCGACATTCGCGGCGTGGTTGAAGCCTGCCGCGACGGCAGCGCGAAAAGCAAAGTGATACTGGAGACGTCGTTTCTCACCAATGAAGAGAAAACGCGCGCGTGCGAACTTTCCGTTAAGGCCCGTGCCGATTTCGTCAAGACCTCCACCGGTTTCAGTTCGGGCGGCGCGACGGTCGAAGACGTGTCGTTGATGAGCCGCATCGTCCGCGACAAGGGTCTCGGCGTGAAGGCCGCCGGCGGAGTGCGTTCACTCGCCGACGTGCTCAAGCTGATTGCCGCCGGCGCGACACGCATCGGCACATCAAACAGCGTGAAGATTATGAAGGAAGCTTCCGGTGAAACCGTTACCGAAGAAGGCACGGGCTATTGATTGCTTGCTTCAGTCCAACGCAGCGGTAATGTTTCGGTAATCCGGGTTTTGCGAGCATTGGAGCCGTCTTGGCTTCCGTGCGCGCAGACAACGTTGAGCGACCGCACGGGGGGGGCGTGGCTGTGATTTCATGCAACGTTTTCTTAAAGCACCTGTTGTTGCAATCGTCCTGCTGGCTTTGGCCGGTGGAGTCGGCTTCTGGCGGTGGCGCGCGCGAAACGAGCACAAATGGTTGTTCCGCACGGCACTGGTGAATCGCGCCGATATCGTGGCTACCATTAACGCCACGGGAACGATTGAACCTGTGGAGGTCGTGGACATCGGCGCGCAGGTGGCGGGTCTCGTTACTTCTTTCGGCCAGGACAAAAACGGCAAAACAATCGATTACGGGTCGATTGTTGAGGAAGGGGGCATTCTCGCAAAAATCGACGAGTCGGTTTATGCCGCCGATCTTGCTGTGGCCAAGGCGCAATTGGAAGAAGACATAGCCGGCGAAGTGAGTGCGGCCGCCAATGTCGAACAGATGAAGGCCAAGCTCGTCCAGGCCGACGCCGATTGGAAAAGGACGCAGGATCTTGTCCATTCCCAACTGTTGCCGCTTTCAACCTATGATTCAACCAAGGCCAGCTACGAAGTCGCCAAGGCCAGCGTTGCTGTTGCGGAAGCGGCCGTGGCGCAGGCCAGGGCGACCACGTTGCAAGCCAAGGCGCTGCTCAGCAAAGCGCAACGAAATCTGGATTTCTGCACCATCAAGTCACCCGTCAAGGGCGTCATCATTGACCGTCGCGTAAACATCGGGCAAACCGTGGTGTCCAGTCTCAACGCGCCCAGCCTGTTTTTGCTTGCGAGGGATCTGACGAAGATGCAGATCTGGGTTGCGGTAAACGAAGCCGATGTCGGGCGCATCGCTCCGGGCGCTCCCGTGACGTTCGCCTGCGACGCGTTCCCAGGAAAGGAATTCAGCGGGACGGTAGGCAAGGTTCGTCTCAACGCGACCATGACGCAAAACGTCGTGATGTACACAGTCGAGGTCAATACAGAGAATCCCGAGAATGTTCTGCTGCCCTACCTGACCGCCAACGTTCATTTCGTGGTGCAAAAAGAGTCCAATGCACTTTTGGTTCCCAACGCCGCATTGCGATGGTCCCCGTCTTCATTGGTCGAGGTGGCGACGGAGGCGCGCTCATCGAAGCCGGCTGACGCGACGGAGCGAAGCAATCCCAGCGACTCCAAGAAGGGTCAAACCCCAAAAGAGCGGTTTGGCGTCGTCTGGTTGAAGGATGGCAAGGTTGTACGGCCT
This Verrucomicrobiia bacterium DNA region includes the following protein-coding sequences:
- a CDS encoding efflux RND transporter periplasmic adaptor subunit; the encoded protein is MQRFLKAPVVAIVLLALAGGVGFWRWRARNEHKWLFRTALVNRADIVATINATGTIEPVEVVDIGAQVAGLVTSFGQDKNGKTIDYGSIVEEGGILAKIDESVYAADLAVAKAQLEEDIAGEVSAAANVEQMKAKLVQADADWKRTQDLVHSQLLPLSTYDSTKASYEVAKASVAVAEAAVAQARATTLQAKALLSKAQRNLDFCTIKSPVKGVIIDRRVNIGQTVVSSLNAPSLFLLARDLTKMQIWVAVNEADVGRIAPGAPVTFACDAFPGKEFSGTVGKVRLNATMTQNVVMYTVEVNTENPENVLLPYLTANVHFVVQKESNALLVPNAALRWSPSSLVEVATEARSSKPADATERSNPSDSKKGQTPKERFGVVWLKDGKVVRPLDVKLGVSDGAATAIISDNLREGQEIVIGETTEIAQAGVQNPFLPQIRRR
- the deoC gene encoding deoxyribose-phosphate aldolase, with amino-acid sequence MAQLIDHSGLRPDTTRADIEQLCRESRQYQFYSLCVNPTWVSLVRELFAGSNIKVCCVVGFPLGAQPPETKAMEARAAIRQGAKEIDMVINIGALKGGDDELVLRDIRGVVEACRDGSAKSKVILETSFLTNEEKTRACELSVKARADFVKTSTGFSSGGATVEDVSLMSRIVRDKGLGVKAAGGVRSLADVLKLIAAGATRIGTSNSVKIMKEASGETVTEEGTGY